Proteins co-encoded in one uncultured Draconibacterium sp. genomic window:
- a CDS encoding FprA family A-type flavoprotein, with product MLQVNLAEDIYYLGFNDRRTHLFENIWPIPYGVSYNSYLIVDEKITLVDTVERAFIDDYLDAIEEIIGDREVDYLIINHMEPDHSGALKAIVHRYPNITLVGNKKTFGFVESYYMKPENIHLVHDDHVLDLGKHKLQFQMIPMVHWPETMVTFEETNQILFSGDAFGSYGTMDGGIFDDEINLDFYEVEVMRYFTNIVGKYCPHTQRAIKKLAGLDIKMIAATHGPIWRSDLNWILKRYNKWSSYDLDRGVVIVYGSMYGNTKKMAETIARQIAVRGIKNIRVYDASKTHSSYIINDIFKYKGFIVGSAAYNNAMFPNVETLLTTVEHMAPKDHLLGIFGNYSWNGGGVKNLKTFAEKIKWDMVYEPIEEKGNMKVQTQEELIKLANAMADKLLEMPAPEKI from the coding sequence TTCGAGAACATCTGGCCAATCCCGTACGGGGTCTCGTATAACAGCTATTTGATTGTTGATGAAAAGATCACGTTAGTTGACACTGTTGAACGCGCATTTATCGACGATTATCTGGATGCCATCGAAGAAATTATTGGCGACCGCGAGGTGGATTATCTGATCATTAACCATATGGAGCCCGACCACTCGGGAGCGTTAAAAGCAATCGTTCACCGTTACCCGAATATTACGCTTGTAGGTAATAAAAAGACCTTTGGTTTTGTAGAGTCGTACTATATGAAACCGGAAAATATCCACCTTGTACACGACGATCATGTGCTCGATCTGGGAAAACACAAACTGCAGTTCCAAATGATTCCTATGGTACACTGGCCTGAAACGATGGTGACTTTTGAAGAGACGAACCAGATTCTGTTTTCAGGAGATGCGTTTGGGAGCTACGGTACCATGGACGGTGGTATTTTCGACGATGAGATTAACCTCGATTTCTACGAAGTGGAAGTGATGCGTTATTTCACCAATATTGTTGGTAAATATTGTCCGCACACACAACGCGCTATTAAAAAACTGGCCGGACTGGATATTAAAATGATTGCCGCAACGCACGGTCCTATCTGGCGTAGCGATCTCAACTGGATTTTGAAACGCTACAATAAATGGAGTTCGTACGATTTAGATCGGGGAGTGGTTATTGTTTACGGTTCGATGTATGGTAACACCAAGAAAATGGCCGAGACTATTGCTCGTCAGATTGCAGTTCGTGGTATCAAAAACATTCGTGTTTACGACGCTTCAAAAACGCACTCGTCGTACATTATCAACGACATTTTTAAATACAAAGGATTTATTGTGGGGAGCGCGGCGTATAACAATGCGATGTTCCCGAACGTGGAAACATTGCTTACAACCGTTGAACACATGGCACCAAAAGACCACTTACTTGGTATTTTTGGTAATTACTCGTGGAACGGTGGCGGCGTGAAAAACCTGAAAACTTTTGCCGAAAAAATTAAGTGGGATATGGTTTACGAACCAATCGAAGAAAAAGGCAATATGAAGGTTCAAACGCAGGAAGAGTTGATTAAGTTAGCCAATGCAATGGCCGATAAATTGCTGGAAATGCCTGCCCCGGAAAAGATTTAA
- a CDS encoding histidine phosphatase family protein → MATEITIIRHGETMWNVQKRIQGQRNSKLSENGITQAELVAKALAKREFDVLVSSDLGRAIETAKIINKQLLLPHEYNANLRERSFGIFEGKNFAEIEEKYPEEFLRYKERNPEFIVPGGESIQQMYKRITSEIESVARKFKDQKVLIVSHGLVLEMMMYRTFNLRLDEPRAFSINNSSISSFYIDGNNWFLKEWGVIEHLVSLNVLNEL, encoded by the coding sequence ATGGCTACCGAAATTACAATTATACGACACGGAGAAACGATGTGGAATGTGCAAAAGCGTATACAGGGACAGCGTAACAGTAAACTCTCTGAAAATGGGATTACACAAGCCGAATTGGTGGCAAAGGCACTGGCTAAACGTGAATTCGATGTTCTTGTTAGTAGCGACCTTGGACGTGCTATTGAAACTGCAAAAATTATCAATAAACAACTGTTGCTACCGCACGAGTATAATGCGAACTTGCGCGAACGTTCTTTTGGTATTTTTGAAGGAAAGAACTTTGCCGAGATCGAAGAAAAGTACCCCGAAGAATTTCTTCGTTACAAAGAGCGGAATCCTGAATTTATAGTTCCGGGTGGCGAGAGTATTCAGCAAATGTATAAGCGTATAACTTCTGAAATTGAATCGGTAGCCCGTAAATTTAAGGATCAGAAAGTACTGATTGTTTCGCATGGTTTGGTACTGGAGATGATGATGTATCGAACCTTTAACTTAAGGTTGGATGAGCCAAGGGCTTTCTCGATAAATAATTCCTCGATTAGTTCATTTTACATCGACGGGAACAATTGGTTTTTAAAAGAGTGGGGTGTAATTGAACATCTGGTTTCGCTGAATGTATTGAATGAGCTTTAG
- a CDS encoding cation:proton antiporter, with the protein MNVILSIGLLVFTGYLLGELAEKIKLPKISGYILAGILLNPDLSGIMSNEFVGHTDPLLSVSLSFITFSIGGSLSAKKLRATGKTILFLTLFESLFAFLMVFLFMFLSLRFFMPAFQSTSVALAISLVLASLAAPTDPSATLAVIHEYKAKGEVSSTMLEIAAFDDIVGIIIYTLVTAFAAFFLGSTDIEIGKTVMELGIDVGGAILIGAAIGFVFQLITKIFSKQEEGTLIVLIFGAILVSYGISEYFGFESLLSTIALGAVVANFNPISEKIFKLIERYTDELIFVIFFTLSGLHLQLSSITGSYVLIVIYIIARIIGKFAGIYSGSLLFTTSPKVKKYTAGGLIPQGGIVIGLALLLTKDPVFKETGSMIMGVVIGAALIHEIIGPISSRISLKKAGEVE; encoded by the coding sequence ATGAACGTAATTTTAAGTATTGGCCTCTTAGTTTTCACTGGTTATTTACTGGGCGAACTCGCCGAAAAAATAAAACTCCCGAAAATATCGGGATATATTCTGGCAGGCATTCTGCTAAATCCCGATCTCTCGGGAATCATGTCGAATGAATTTGTCGGACACACCGATCCCCTGCTTTCGGTTTCGTTATCGTTTATCACTTTTTCAATTGGCGGCTCTTTATCGGCTAAGAAATTACGCGCTACCGGCAAAACAATATTATTCTTAACCCTATTCGAATCGTTATTTGCATTTCTTATGGTGTTCCTGTTCATGTTTTTGAGCCTACGTTTTTTTATGCCAGCTTTTCAATCAACGAGTGTAGCACTGGCCATAAGTCTGGTGTTGGCATCGCTTGCAGCACCAACCGATCCGTCGGCAACGTTGGCCGTAATTCACGAATACAAAGCCAAAGGAGAGGTAAGCTCAACAATGCTTGAAATTGCTGCTTTCGATGATATTGTGGGCATTATCATTTACACACTGGTTACTGCTTTTGCCGCCTTCTTTTTGGGCAGCACCGATATTGAAATAGGTAAAACAGTTATGGAATTAGGTATCGATGTTGGCGGAGCTATTCTTATCGGCGCTGCAATTGGTTTTGTGTTTCAGCTTATCACCAAAATTTTTAGCAAACAGGAAGAAGGAACCCTTATTGTTTTAATATTCGGAGCCATATTGGTAAGTTACGGAATTTCGGAATACTTTGGTTTTGAATCGCTACTTTCCACCATTGCACTGGGAGCAGTTGTCGCCAATTTTAATCCAATATCGGAAAAAATATTTAAACTCATCGAACGCTACACCGACGAACTGATCTTTGTGATCTTCTTCACGCTCTCGGGCTTACATCTGCAACTATCGTCAATTACCGGCAGTTATGTATTGATTGTTATTTACATCATCGCCCGAATAATTGGTAAGTTTGCAGGCATTTACAGTGGTTCGTTACTTTTCACTACCAGTCCGAAAGTGAAAAAATACACGGCAGGCGGACTAATTCCACAAGGCGGAATTGTAATTGGATTGGCGCTGTTACTAACCAAAGATCCTGTTTTTAAAGAAACCGGCTCAATGATTATGGGAGTAGTTATCGGGGCAGCACTTATTCATGAAATTATTGGCCCGATTTCGTCACGTATATCTTTGAAAAAAGCTGGTGAAGTTGAATGA
- a CDS encoding ZIP family metal transporter, translating to MEQLLKYNPVLLALGATIFTWLLTAAGASMVFFFKSINKKVLNSMLGFAAGVMIAASFWSLLKPAIEMAEAQGELPWMPAVIGFLAGGAFLLLIDKILPHLHLGLSIDKAEGIPTTWQRSILLVLAITLHNIPEGLAVGVAFGALANNPDMGILTGAIALAIGIGLQNFPEGAAVSIPLRREGLSRWKSFNYGQLSGIVEPMAGVLGAYLVLTIEPLLPYALSFAAGAMIFVVVEELIPESQRGNETDLSTIGAMIGFATMMLLDVALG from the coding sequence ATGGAGCAATTATTAAAATATAATCCGGTATTACTGGCTCTGGGAGCTACCATCTTCACTTGGCTATTAACTGCAGCCGGAGCCTCAATGGTATTCTTCTTTAAATCAATAAACAAAAAAGTATTGAATTCGATGCTTGGCTTTGCTGCCGGCGTGATGATTGCAGCCAGTTTTTGGTCGCTTTTGAAACCAGCCATAGAAATGGCAGAAGCGCAAGGCGAGCTACCGTGGATGCCCGCAGTTATCGGATTTTTAGCGGGAGGTGCTTTTCTGTTGTTAATCGATAAAATTCTGCCTCACCTTCACCTGGGCTTATCTATCGATAAAGCCGAGGGAATTCCAACAACGTGGCAACGAAGCATTCTTTTGGTGCTGGCCATTACTTTACACAATATTCCTGAGGGATTGGCTGTGGGCGTTGCATTTGGTGCACTGGCAAATAACCCCGACATGGGAATTCTTACCGGAGCCATTGCTCTAGCCATAGGAATCGGGCTACAAAATTTCCCCGAAGGAGCGGCAGTTTCTATTCCGCTGCGCCGCGAAGGACTATCGCGATGGAAATCGTTTAACTACGGGCAATTGTCGGGAATTGTTGAACCGATGGCTGGAGTACTGGGAGCCTATTTGGTTTTAACAATTGAGCCACTTTTGCCTTATGCACTTTCATTTGCTGCCGGAGCAATGATTTTCGTTGTGGTTGAAGAGCTGATTCCTGAATCGCAAAGAGGCAACGAAACCGATTTATCAACCATCGGTGCCATGATAGGTTTTGCCACCATGATGCTGCTGGATGTGGCTTTGGGATAA
- a CDS encoding AMP-binding protein, protein MKLFPAHITIKGQSENIKELLQQKPNSEWEQSWLEFLTEWYNPNDYIEVQTSGSTGAPKIITLKKDFVAASALRTIRFFDLQEGDRVLHCLPSRYIAGKLMTVRALIGKLDLQLVDPASDFTNLPDDKPIKFTAMVINQVTKYLALPVQNIENLLIGGSAIPTPLEGQLQQISTHCYSSYAMTETATHIALRKLNGYDKTASYQCLDNISVELNKLDCIRILMPGLENGAIQTNDLGELIDRYHFKVLGRIDNIIISGGIKFLPEQIEEKLANEMPRPYAIGSVPDEYLGEKIILLIEGAADEEIKSTIATHCTRVLSKYEQPKDIRFIKNLPRTENGKINRAKLNLILQD, encoded by the coding sequence ATGAAGCTTTTTCCTGCACATATCACCATAAAAGGGCAATCGGAGAATATAAAAGAGTTGCTTCAACAAAAACCTAATAGCGAGTGGGAACAAAGTTGGTTAGAGTTTTTGACAGAGTGGTACAATCCAAATGATTACATTGAAGTGCAAACTTCGGGCAGTACCGGAGCACCAAAAATAATTACGCTAAAAAAGGATTTTGTGGCGGCCAGTGCCCTGCGCACCATTCGCTTTTTTGACTTACAGGAAGGCGACCGCGTATTGCATTGTCTACCCAGCCGTTACATAGCCGGAAAATTGATGACAGTGCGCGCTCTCATAGGCAAACTCGATTTACAGCTTGTTGATCCGGCATCCGATTTTACAAACTTACCAGATGATAAGCCCATAAAATTTACCGCGATGGTTATTAACCAGGTAACAAAATACCTGGCATTGCCTGTGCAAAACATTGAAAATCTCTTGATCGGCGGCTCTGCAATCCCGACACCTTTGGAAGGGCAATTGCAGCAAATTTCAACACATTGTTATTCGAGTTACGCCATGACCGAAACAGCAACTCACATTGCCTTGCGCAAATTAAATGGCTACGACAAAACCGCGAGTTACCAATGTCTCGATAACATTTCAGTTGAACTGAATAAACTCGATTGCATTCGTATTTTGATGCCGGGGCTTGAAAACGGAGCCATTCAAACCAATGATTTGGGCGAATTAATTGATCGCTATCATTTTAAAGTACTGGGGCGCATTGACAATATCATCATTTCCGGGGGTATCAAATTTCTCCCCGAACAAATTGAAGAGAAATTGGCAAATGAAATGCCACGACCTTATGCCATCGGCTCAGTTCCAGACGAATATCTTGGAGAGAAAATAATTCTACTAATTGAAGGTGCAGCTGATGAAGAAATAAAATCCACGATTGCCACCCATTGCACCCGAGTACTTTCAAAATACGAACAGCCGAAAGACATTCGCTTTATAAAAAATCTTCCACGCACCGAAAACGGAAAAATCAACCGAGCTAAATTAAACTTGATTCTCCAAGATTAA